aaagagctgggaatagatcagctCCAGATCcatagcgactctcaactagtagtgggacaagtcaacagaaactacgaagcgcgggaggacagcatggctaaatatcttgaaaaggtaaaggagctcgtccccgccttcagcagcttcaacatcaggcagattccgaggttggaaaataccagggccgaccttctctccaagctggcaacgctggctccgatcgaattacccaagggtgttctctttgaagtactcaagtgcccgagtatggaagaatcgcggcccgtgttggaaattgaccacgagcccagctggatcgacccactgataacatatctcagagacggggctctcccccaggatgcgaaagaagctcgaaagcttcgaAATTAAGCCTCCCAATACATCCTTTATAAGggtaagttgtacaagagatcatactctttgccccttttaaaatgtctccggccttcggaggctgactacgccttgtgggaggtgcataaaggaatctgtggaagccatctgggggctagatctttatcccacaagttgctccgccaaggatattactggccgacgatgcatcatgactcgattgaatacgtcagaaagtacgatcgatgccagagatatgccaacatccagagacaatccgccaccgagcttacacccttgagtgtcccatggccttttgcgcaatgggggatggacatctttggaccctttcccgtggcgtcggggcagagaaagttcctcctggtagcgattgactacttcaccaagtgggttgaagtcgAACCCccggcaaaaatcacagaagctaaagtgcaagatttcatttggaagtcaatcatatgcaggttcggtctgccaaggaCCCTAATCACTAATAATGGGCGGTAATTtacgggagcaagattcaccgaattctgtgaagatctaaacatctcccacaacttcacatcagtagcctatcctcaggcgaacggcgaagctgaagtgaccaacagaaccctgctgcaggggatcaagacaagacttgaaaagacgaaggaaacttgggcagacgaactttatcatgtgctgtggacgtatcgaactacccaaagactgtccacgggggagaccccctttgctttagccttcggaacggaggccgtcatcccaattgagcttaaactcccatcggcatgagtcgtggcattcaacgaacatcaaaattcgcaaggtcttaaagccaacctcgacttgctggaagaaaggcgggaggtagctcaagttcgaatggcagcctacaaacagaaggtcgcccgctattacaacttccgggtcaagaataaagcctttagagcaggagatctagtgcttcgacgagccgctgtctcgcaacctcaggatcgagggaagctcgccccaaactgggaaggcccgtatgaggtcaaagaagtagtccggcccggaacttattacctcaaggagctcggaggagcagacctcccacgaccatggagctcgaaaaacttacgaatgtattaccgataattttattttaaataaaaattacatatctacatgtctcccctcttggcactagcttatatcgacagggcagtcaaaacaaactgcatcggaagcaggaggggaacttcgtctcgacaaagtcgaaggcccggttctctttagaccagatgaggggagaggccctgcaacgcccatatgcacccccacagccctgttaaggacaggaggagaacctcaccctaacttgagcaaagtcgaagacccgattctctttagatcggatggggggagaggccctgcaacgtccatatgcgcccccacagccctgttagggacaggaggagaacctcgccctaacttgagcaaagtcgaaggcccggttctctttagatcggatgggaggagaggccctgcaacgcccatatgcgcccccacagccctgttagggataggaggagaacctcgtcctaacttgagcaaagtcgaaggtccgattctctttagaccggatggggggaagggcccagcaacacccatatgtgcccctacagccgcgttagagacaagaggcgaacctcatcctaaccagagctgaaacctgttacaacagaaatagaaaaagaacctcgccccgacatcaattaagatctggtcattcaagaccagatgagaaaaagggagactTTCCCCATCGGCCCCTTCGTAataaaacttcgtccagactcctacgggagccggacttcaccctcgactttgatcgaaggaagactccgtccggactcctacgggagccggacttcgtccccgacttcgatcgctggtaagctccgtccgaactcctacgggagccaaattttgcctctgacttcaattgcaggtagactccgtccggattcccacgggagccggacttcgccctgacttcacctacgggagccggactcccgcagccccaccaagagcggaggaaaaaatcccactcgaaaaagaaaaaggggagaggagttaaaagggaaagcgatggactacgttagcgacgaatgaaaaacaaacagcgtcaaagatgcagagaaccccgtctCAGCGTCAAACAGCGTcaaagctttcaaggaagctttcaacgcaaGCCTGAGATGAGACGACTTCCTCAAGGTGACGGAAgcttagacctccgagctcgagccctgatggggggcgccaAACCCGAGCGACCTCAGACGAATCTGCGGCCACGGACAAAAAAGATGAGTCGATAGATGGCAATCAGGTACCTCCGAACGAcgcaaaggccgaaaagaagctcgacaagcgataattcaacacatgagtaaaagaggtaccaaaaaatttccttctcatattattcatcaaatatacatcatagagccattaaggttgggggagaaggacaactgaaagaCGAGCCGACGTGACAACTATCGGTAACctatggacgacgtcaaaaaaaaaaaaagaaaaagagaaaaagaagaaaagaagagaaatagagagaagggaatacaacaacaacaatggtaaaggaaagaagtttggcagacaacaattcgacgcaaagtgcgaacgaagtaacaaaatctccttctcatttttcgattaacaagatgtacgttacaagacccggagggtcagaaaaagaaaatattattacaagactcgaaagggatacaccggaggccacttcgagctgtagacttctcttctcgGTTCTGTCCCTCCCAGCAGCATTTTTCAATAcatgtgacaagcctctcggctctcgccccccgtctcgttccgctccatctccgaaatcccaaccctaggggggaaaggatgggatagaattcagggggcagcaaaggcaacggcagcggcgacgacggcctatttcaagaagaaccagagttaCCTCGGAGGTAGCGATGGCATCGGagacatgcaccaccaccgtgtgctctacgacaaccaccatcctaggtattcCGGTAAGGTCggtatgcgctacttccaccatccccgcaataagttctactgccccaccgtcggtgccgaccgcttctggtcccttggccctgacgacatcaaggatcccgtcacggcttgtgacgacagctctacccccttgaccggtgtcgccccgttcagttactccaaaattctcaggcggagcgccttcaccggttgtccccgttattaaacccctgttgttggaggaattctccctcgagccccctttaaggcgacgggaaccctcagcgatagtttgacaatcggagaactcgcagaccgctgttctctTCCTCGCACTCTTcttagtccgtggcatcctcttgaggctggtctccggggcggaggccccagtgggagaacccctcggagagactcaGGGGACTGAAGACGGCGGAGAGCCAGCGGATATGGCAAAGACCGGCGCGAAGGATGCTTGGAGTTGGATagagcaccgatggagtggctgagtggtgaagtgaagcccctggaggaaaggcgggggcttaaataagcaacggagcctggcgcagttatggtggcaggtgtccctaggccaaccagtgcccaccacgtgtcccactcaccgcggcatagggttgaccgttTGCGGACTTTCATGGCGCGACGCTTAggatcacgtcctggtgggagtttcgaaaagactcttcgagttgccctaatcgaaaaaaggctccagcatgcgcacattaaatgccaagattttttagggcggtcgtgtgcagaattcaaggaaatgacttcggctgtaaaaattttctatacttcctccgatcgaaactcgaactcgaaagtggggggactggtgttgggtgtaaaacccccctagccgaagttcgtgtccggagtgacccctcggggattctacatgcaagcttcgtccggactcctacgggagccggactccgtctctgaCTTTCCGGGGTGACCCCTCGGGGACTCTACaggcaagcttcgtccagactcctacgggagtcggacttcgtctctgacttcaactgcagacaagctccgtctggactcctacggaagtcgtacttcatctccaactttgactgcagatcggactcctacgggagccagactccgtctccaaccccgactgcagacaaactccgtccggactcctacgggagccatacttcatctccaacttcgactgtagaccagactcctacgggagccgaactccgtctccaacttcggctgcaggcaaacttcatccggactcctacaagagccggacttcgccctcaactttgatcgaaagaagactccgtccggactcctatgggagccgaacttcgtccttgacttcgaacgctggtaagctccgttcggattcctacaagagccagactccgtctccaaccccgactgcagacaaactccgtccggactcctacgagagccgtacctcatctccaactttgactgcagaccggactcctacgggagccggactccgtctccaacttcggctgcaggcaaacttcgtccggactcctacgggagccggacttcgccctcaactttgatcgaaaaaagactccatccggactcctacgggagctgaacttcatcctcgacttcgaacgctggtaagctccgtccggactcctacaagagccggactccgtctccaaccccgactgcagacaaactccgtccgaaatcctacgggagccatacttcatccccaacttcgactgcaggaagaccttgtccgagctcccacgggagccggactttgcctccgactccagctacagactccaaccgaacttcagccgacaagtctggaccccctggcaggccatagtaacggccacgactctgctccactctctgcggcagatcctacgcggctccattactccctgacaggctgcagtaacggccatgattttgctccactccctgcggcggatcctgtgcggttccaccactccctgacgagtcacgataacggacgtcgctccacgacccgcaactgattccacgtggcgagccatggtgacagccacgactccaccccattactcttcatgataaattcctcctgaccccgtacggcccacgacgaggcaaTCATAAACAGTCACTATTAACCCGCTGCTCCCCCctatctataaaaggagaccccagatacgttattctctaagctctcatttttacctagaaactctgctaaaattttcgttcgagcactccattcttgttgaggcagagaactgacctgatcgtcggagggtcttgccggagcgaccccacctccgatttagacttcctttgcaggtcccgacggcgaccgcgactccctcgactccagcttctccggcgcagataaatttttgcaccaacaactgcCATGCTCGAGGTGTGGAGCCTCGACCAATCAGTGGTAATGTCAGCACTCAAGTGAGGGCTGTAGAATAAGCATCTTGTCTTCTCTTTTGACATAAAGTTTTTAAGAGACTATGCTAACCTACTAGCCCGAGCTCAAAAGTATGCTTAGGTGGAGGAAGCTCAGAAACTCTACAAACAGATGGAAAGAAAGAAGATCTCCGATAAGAAGAGAAATCAGGAAGATCTCCGAGTAGCTCAGACTAAGAGAAAATCCTTTCGACTATTAAAGAGCTACCATCTGAGAAGTCCTTCCTGATGATTTGACGACTACACTCCTTATCTGCCCTCCAAtcccagattttgatggagatcaagggCTAAAGGTACTTACGGTGACCTAAGCCAATGAAGTTTTCTTTAAATAGGAGTAGGAGGAAGTACTAtcattttcatcataatacagccaTGACATCAAGGAGTGCCATTagctcaaggatgagattgagatcttaatgttagatgtatgccctaaaagtctGATTGATAGatacttataaaattttcttagaatatattttataatattgacttataaattaataaaattaaatttttctcCATCATATCTGAGTTaattgtgtctatgaatcatctattGAGTTAATAAGaataatgatatatattctcaagagttaaaaaattgagatatttatcattaataattaattcataaattactttcgatcgtaaGATTATCATAGGGATGGTACTTAATCCAGAGAGATTAGTACACAATCGCTTCCTTAGGTAGATGGGTCTTGaactacggtgtggagacaccggaccAAGAGTGCAGGTGCTTGTTAGGAACAAGGATATCGAGCATAACCAAACATGAGTAGTCACTAGGATATCTACCTTTTCATCAGTAACATATTCGATACTGCGGTAGTGtaagtagttctttgacctgaggtgtctCGACTATTTATAATGAGGTTGATGTAGTTTAACTATACCATAAGTCGGTCTTCTAATCATATGGAGCTTTAATGTGTATGttagctacagtaggttcattgtaggaataggatgtgtaccaaaataggatctatcgacctcgatAGATGAGGAAAAATCTTATGTAGATCATGACACCGAGTCctaaagcccatggccatggtagtgtgaatgatggaaaggcaTTTCTATAAAGTTTTACAATGGACTCGAATCGAATGAATCTAATATATAATAAgaatgaggtttgacgagttattCTTAACTTTCATcttgtcagaactcacgatagaagaatcgaatcatatgataactgtatctAGAGGTTCATCCATTCGATTCTAAtaagttgtcactacatacttgtAGGTattactagtggattgtgagatcaattagaattatttcaatgatcaataattctaattggctgaattaaaaagagtttcaattcatcaaaaagaatttcgatgatattgatgataaagatcacaatatatcccaATACCAactagaattgaacctatagggtcatacaaataagagtttcGATCTAGGATTGCACAATTGGGCACATataatctaattgggttaagattaattaaatcttaattttagatttaaaaaaatcatgctagtacATGATTAAACCCAGTTTCTCCTTGATTTGGATTTTCTATTGGATAGGATTTGACCAAATCAAAGCAAGCTCATTAAGATACCAAGAGTTGGAGTCCCTGAAGCCTTCCATGCAAGAATTAAGATGGGGGGTTGGTGCCCCACTTTTTCTATGTGAAATATTCGGAGAGAAATGGAGCACCCACCATTCTTTAGTTGTCAAAGGGTGGGACgcccaaatggatgaggatagggGCTAGCActccatttaaatttaaaaaaagtcccatttaaatttaaatgaaaccCCATCTGAATTTgaatttctatttgaattcaagtttaaatttgaagaattcaaatttgaaataaggGAGGATTAATGGGGTGCCTACAATCTTTGATCCAGTCAAAGATGGCGCACaccccaagtgatttctcataagttttatatgaagaaatgagagaaaaaggaggggatgGCACCTAAGCAGAGTTCTTCTACTTTAAGACGTTTGATCCGATCAAAGTCTTAAAGCTTAAGGTCTCCTAGGTTTCTAAAGCCTATATAAAGACCCCCAGCCAAAGGGTTTGGCATTAGAAAATTTAGATCTCTCCTGTCCTCTCCTCTCCACTCTCCTCTTTTctcccatgcccaaaggagttggaCTAATCCATCTGGTACATTTGAAGAGTCGGATGCTGGTCAATCTatgcaaaagaagaagaaggctgcgatCTAGGGTTGATCAAGATCCTACTGAAGATCAGATCGAAGGCGGATCCAGAGAGTTTACTAATCCATCTTAGTGAAGATGGATCGAAGTTGGAGAAAGCATCCTAGTCCGAATCCAAGTGGATATTTGTAGAGACCGAATACGTGTGCGACCCGACATGAAATCTCAACTCCATGATTATTGGGCAGTGGTGtattactacccgcacaaaggtgatGATGCGATCATCATTggttaaaatagttttaaaatataCTTGATCTTAGATACATGATCAATCTGGCACAGATCGAGATGCGATCTCGATTAGATCGCATGTcggataaaatttttgaatttcactgTACCTTGATTTAGTCGATCAGATGTGCGACCTCTCCTTCACTTAATCCATAGGGGTTCCCTCAGAAAATATATTCGAGAGTGATAAAATCAAGCATTTTACAAAGAGAATAACAAAAACCGACCAACAACTAGCACCATCAATGCCTTCTCCACCCCAGCTGGCGGCATGGGGTGTAGCAGACAAAATTGAGGAAGGGAGGAGAATGGTGTTTCAGGGGGCATTACTTTTCTTCCTGATTTTTTAGAAAAGTTAATGGCACCGTCATCACACTACTGAAGATAACCAGCCATgatgtaaatataattttcttttaTAATGAAAACTTATCTGACATTTTATTTCATGATGTTATCTGAaggataaaattgctagctgACCCAAAAAAGGAGAGGTTAGAGCCGAGGCTATGTCGAATGATACTCGGTCCAATGATAGTATCTTTGAAAGCAGTCTTAGAAGGCTCATGCGGCACATGACAACTCAATCGAGATAATTGGATCCTCTACTGATCCTCGCACCTCCTAAGGCTTGGGGACTAAAGGGTGCTCGACATCCAAGAAAGGACGAAAGGCTCTTCGAGGCTTCCCATGATATGGAGATCCTATCGGTGGGTAATCCAACATAGCCCACTGTAGCCACGGATGATCCACTATAGCCACATGACCCACTATAACCAACCAAGGCAATCCCTCGAGAAATCTAGTATGGTCCACTGTAACCATGAGTGGCCCACTGTAATCAACCGGGATAATCCTCTGGATAATCCAACGTGACCCATTGTAGCCACGGGTGGCCCACTATAGCCAACTAGGACAATTCTTCAAAAAATTTAACTTGGCCCACTATAGCATTGGATGACCCACTACAGCTACATGACTCGTTATAACCAATTGGAGCAATCCCCAGGAAATCCAACATGACCCACTATAACCACAAGTGATCCACAATAGTTGAAATAGCTCACCATAGCCATCATCATGGCCCACTATAGCTACATGGCCTACTGCATCGGTATTGTGACCATGGTTATGGTGGAAGCAGTAGTATTTCTCCTTGCTCCTCCTTATCAGCGGTGCCTTCATCAATTGGAATCAACGAAGATATCTCTAGCCCTCGATTTGCATCAAGATCTAAACTCGGAGGACAGATAGAGGAGTGTGGTTGTTGAAGCATCGAGGGGGACTCCTCGATCTGGAGCCCTTGAATGGTTAGAAAGAATCCTTCCAGTCCATGCGAGGTTCTTCCCAACCTCAATTCTTGATGGGGATCTTCCTCCCCTCAGCCTGATTCTACACATATTTTCAAGCTTGCACGAGCAGATTGGCATAGTCTCTCAGAAATATTTTgtcgagagaagagaagaagcacTTATTCTGTAGTCCCTACTTGAGCACTGACATTGTTATTGACTCCTCGCTATTGCATACCTCAAGCATGATGGCATTGAAGTGTGCCATGTGGTCACACAATAACTTACCCACTTTCTACTGGATCAAGAAGAGACTATCGGTATTCTTCAACTGGGTCCGATTATTACCAAAGTGGGTGAGTAATAGACTTCTGAGCTATTCAAAAGAATGGATGGACTCCAGCTGGAGTCCCAAATACATGTCCATGTCGCTTTCTTAAGTGTGACTAGAAAATCAAGGTAGAGAAGGGCATTTGAGGTACTTGGAGCATCATGAGGGCTTTATAGCCCTCTAGGTGATCGAGAGGGTCCaaagagccatcatatggctccatccGAAGCATCCTGAACCAACTTAGCATGGGTTCTCTCAGGATGTCGCGAGAAAAAAGAGGTCAGAAACTGAAGCTAAGACTGTTATCATTCTAGTGACTCGCATTCTGGGCTTTGTCAAAATGGTGCTTAATGTCCTGAACCTTCCACTCGAGATCCTTTTCTCGATGAGACTTTCTGAGTGGCGGGGAGTAGTTTTTTAAAATAAGTTAGGAGATAATTGATGATacatatgcaataaaattattattatgataaaattttatcccATTTAttagtaatttaaaatttttaacattttAAGTATTCTAAATATTTCTTTGTATTATTCTATTTTAGATGCTATACAATATTAAAAATTAGacctcaaaatccatcacataaaaCAACCAAGTTGAAGTCAAAACTAAGTTTCCCCTATGTTAAAGATCTAGATTGTGACTCACGCTAGGTAACTTTTCAAACAGTTAAAATAGCATCTCAGAAACTATAGCCTATTATTCAGATAATTGttagataaataaaaaacaaACACAACACTTTCTCTGCCTCACGATGACAATATCTCCCGCCATCCCCATCCACCCCTTAACCTCATACTAGCAACGATTAATAGAAACTTGTCTTCTGAAAACTGGCAATAATTATTACCATAAAGCAATCGCATTGGGGTACAACAAcgtcttttatttatttaaaggGTGCAAAGAGAACTACAACTACTCTCCACCTCCTATAAATTCTCCTCCCCATCGATCTCTCTTCCTCTTATCCAAGTTTTAAAAGACACCCAGCCCTCCTCAATCTTCGACCACctttctctcctccctctctcttcttcctcctccttgtTCAGGAAGAACAGAGATTGAGAGAGAGGGGGCGATCTGATATCCCCGCCATAATTTGAGGTATAATTTTTTCTTCGGTGTTTTCTTTGATGGTTTGTACGAATGGATCCATCTCATTTTTGCATAAAACATCTATTTTTTCTTATCTAATCTTCATGAATAATTGAAGCAAATTACAGGCTAATTCTTGTATTCTTCACGGCTTTCTTAAGATCCCTTGGTCAATTCCCGAATTCTGCCTGATCTGTATCACGTCAGATCTTACCAATGTTTCTTGGATTTTTGCTGAAATTTGTAATCTAAAATCATGTAGATTGCGGCTAGCGGGTCTTCAATTCCTGATCAATAGAAAGGAAGAAACAAGGATGGCAGAGGAGCAGAGATGGCAAGAGGGGCACCGCCAATGCGCCAATAATTGTGGCTTCTTCGGTAGCCCCGCCACCCTCAACCTTTGCTCCAAATGCTACCACAATTTCCGCCTCAAGGAGGACCAGGCCACCTCTGCCAAGATCGCCGTCGAGAAATCCCTCTCCACCACTGCCACCACTGTAGTCCCTCCTCCTACCATAATGTTAGCAGCGGCGGATCCGGTTGTCAGAACCCTAGGAGGGATCGCATCACCAACGGAGGAGAAGCAGCAGCAGGAACGACGGTCGAATAGGTGTGCGGCATGCCAGAAGAGGATGGGGTTGACGGGGTTCCGATGTCGATGTGGGGAGACCTATTGTGGGGCCCATCGGTACCCAGAACGACACGGATGTAGCTTCGACTACAAGGCCGTCGGCCGTGAGGCCATCGCCTGAGCCAACCCCGTCGTTAAGGCTGACAAGCTCCACCGTATCTGAGAGAGGGCATCGCGAATCCATCACTTTGGGctcctggattttttttttttattttttttgttaatatatttttttatttttattataaaattattttggtcatGTAAAAGTTATATGGGAATTAGGGATATATATTGTCATAATTTATTTCATCCAATTCTTTTTTGTCTCAGACAATATCtattatttagatatattttgaagaaagaagaagagagagagagtaagatGGGGAGGGAAAGATCCCTACTATTTTTTGGATGACTTGAGACAAATTGCAAAAGAGAGGCCTCTATGATCTCTATATGTCAGCAAATGATGCGAATGATAAGAATTGGATGATTTGTAgcataatttttctatatatgaattagaaattagaaaagctatcaaaaTTTTGGAGAAGAAGATGGGATTTAATTGGACAATTTTATAGGGGACTGGTTATTATTCTGGAGCAAATTTATTAAAGTGGGTATGCATAGTCAACAACTATTGTAAAAGAGAGACATCTCTTATTTAATTAAGAGCCATGATAATGCTTGTCTATAGGATAGTTGTTGAATTGATtgcatcctcttttttttttttacaatattttaagAGTACTACGATTTTGATTCATTACAATGGTAAAAGAATCGAtgataatataaaatcaaattatacACTATACGTAATCACGGCCTCCTTTTATTTTTAGAAGGATATAAATTGTAGAGGTATTTGTTCTAGGCTTGGTGAGATTCAAACCAATAgaagaatta
Above is a genomic segment from Elaeis guineensis isolate ETL-2024a chromosome 1, EG11, whole genome shotgun sequence containing:
- the LOC105038871 gene encoding zinc finger A20 and AN1 domain-containing stress-associated protein 4, whose protein sequence is MAEEQRWQEGHRQCANNCGFFGSPATLNLCSKCYHNFRLKEDQATSAKIAVEKSLSTTATTVVPPPTIMLAAADPVVRTLGGIASPTEEKQQQERRSNRCAACQKRMGLTGFRCRCGETYCGAHRYPERHGCSFDYKAVGREAIA